In one window of Catalinimonas alkaloidigena DNA:
- a CDS encoding glycosyltransferase family 2 protein encodes MAEQGYQNFEHIIIDGGSTDETVDILKKYPHLKWVSEPDEGQSDALNKGFLQATGDVIGWLNADDFYLPGTFRKVSQQMSNPSIAAVYSNVRFIDKDRNFIRNFISHRPLRWFMFFSCYIPSTTFFFRKEIVEQGILIDKTIDLSMDKDFFAHIMKAGYRMKYVNDFFAAFRWHDSNKSLESKEVRNTRYAEGITIINKHSPFYVEPTPENIHLYFKVEKKIQFVKGIMRLIS; translated from the coding sequence GTGGCCGAGCAAGGCTACCAGAATTTTGAGCACATCATCATCGACGGCGGATCAACCGACGAAACAGTAGACATACTAAAAAAATACCCTCATTTAAAATGGGTTTCTGAGCCCGACGAAGGCCAGAGCGATGCCCTGAACAAAGGCTTTCTGCAAGCGACCGGCGACGTAATTGGTTGGTTGAATGCCGACGATTTTTACCTGCCCGGTACGTTCCGAAAGGTAAGCCAGCAGATGAGCAATCCGTCTATCGCGGCGGTTTACAGCAACGTGCGCTTCATTGATAAAGACCGGAATTTTATCCGCAATTTCATTTCGCACCGGCCGTTGCGTTGGTTCATGTTCTTCAGCTGTTACATTCCTTCTACTACGTTCTTCTTCCGGAAGGAGATTGTAGAGCAGGGCATCCTGATCGACAAAACCATCGACCTTTCGATGGACAAAGACTTTTTTGCCCACATTATGAAAGCAGGGTATCGGATGAAGTATGTAAACGACTTCTTCGCCGCTTTCCGCTGGCACGATTCGAATAAGTCGCTGGAATCGAAGGAAGTACGCAATACGCGTTATGCCGAAGGCATTACCATCATCAACAAACACTCGCCTTTTTACGTAGAGCCCACTCCCGAAAACATCCACCTGTATTTTAAAGTGGAGAAGAAAATCCAGTTTGTGAAAGGCATCATGCGCCTAATCTCTTAG
- the surE gene encoding 5'/3'-nucleotidase SurE, which yields MSKKSPERPLILVSNDDGITSPGIRTLVELMNELGEVVVVAPDSPQSGMGHAITVGNTLRLDASTIFRDLGIQAFECSGTPADCVKLAKHHVLKDRTPDLVVSGINHGSNSSISVLYSGTMSAAIEGAIEGMPAIGFSLCDYGHDADFSHVRKYVTQIAQQVLQTGIPSGVALNVNFPKKTDHALKGIKICRQARAKWQEVFEERYDPNGRRYFWLAGNFVNEDKGEDNDEWALANHYVSVVPCLFDLTAYHAMGTLNQEWEIAVGDETPDTSKQASHR from the coding sequence ATGAGCAAAAAGTCACCTGAACGACCTTTGATTCTAGTTTCGAACGACGACGGCATCACGTCTCCGGGCATTCGTACGTTGGTCGAATTGATGAACGAACTGGGCGAAGTAGTGGTCGTGGCACCCGATAGCCCTCAATCGGGGATGGGGCACGCCATCACCGTGGGAAACACCCTCCGGCTCGACGCTTCGACCATCTTCAGAGATCTGGGGATTCAGGCCTTTGAATGCTCGGGCACGCCGGCCGATTGCGTGAAACTGGCCAAACACCACGTCCTGAAAGACCGAACGCCCGATCTGGTCGTCAGTGGCATCAACCACGGCAGCAACTCTTCCATCAGTGTGTTGTATTCAGGTACGATGTCGGCAGCCATCGAAGGCGCCATTGAAGGAATGCCGGCCATTGGTTTCTCGTTGTGTGACTACGGACACGATGCCGATTTTTCACACGTCAGAAAATACGTTACGCAGATTGCCCAGCAGGTGCTTCAAACCGGCATTCCTTCGGGCGTGGCGCTGAATGTTAATTTCCCCAAGAAGACCGACCATGCCCTAAAAGGCATCAAGATTTGCCGCCAGGCACGCGCCAAGTGGCAGGAGGTATTTGAAGAACGCTACGATCCGAATGGCCGCCGGTACTTTTGGCTGGCGGGTAACTTTGTCAATGAGGACAAAGGAGAAGACAACGACGAATGGGCGCTGGCGAACCATTACGTTTCGGTGGTGCCCTGCCTGTTCGACCTCACGGCCTATCATGCTATGGGCACACTCAACCAGGAGTGGGAAATTGCGGTAGGCGACGAAACACCGGACACCAGCAAACAGGCGTCTCACCGCTAA
- a CDS encoding DUF86 domain-containing protein, protein MTREEDQIHLNNIANCIQEIEAYTEGMDFNNFVQEEEVKASVVQNLQMIGEAATLLSDEFKEQFTAIELDTLDGLRNAHYNDEMEIDHHSLWGIIQNDLPLIRDIVGTASEQLDNEE, encoded by the coding sequence ATGACACGAGAAGAAGATCAAATACACCTTAATAATATCGCCAACTGCATCCAGGAAATCGAAGCCTATACCGAAGGAATGGATTTCAACAATTTTGTGCAGGAAGAAGAGGTAAAAGCCTCAGTAGTACAGAACTTACAGATGATTGGCGAAGCCGCTACGCTGCTCTCCGACGAATTCAAAGAGCAGTTCACGGCCATTGAACTAGATACCTTGGATGGGCTGCGTAATGCCCATTACAACGACGAAATGGAAATTGACCACCATTCGTTGTGGGGAATCATCCAAAACGATCTGCCTCTGATCCGCGACATTGTCGGGACTGCCTCCGAGCAACTGGATAATGAGGAGTAA
- a CDS encoding lipopolysaccharide biosynthesis protein, whose translation MFRQKVMKGVFWSFVQSIGMRVITASVFFLLARLLAPEAFGLVAYAQVFINFAHIFANQGFGNAIIQRKELEKAHLDTAFWSHFAVSSIIALISVFSAHAIADIFEEPEIAPIIQVLAITFVVQSFISVQMSILLRKLDFKVLALRGMVVVCISSAIGVGMALAGYGVWSLIGQQLSAGIANAIILWGISDWRPSFNFSWRCFRELFSFSVNEMGSNLLRFLGGNTDRFLLGYSVGEEILGYYSLALKIINILLELTIETSRKVALPAFSKIQHQPERVLSYFYQATRYTNYLTIPVFAMLAFLAPQIMPLVFGPQWKDSAILLQILCVIGILQPIVQYNTTVMTALGKPRWQFYVSLVNMVGKTLLFLLVASYGVLYVCTAYDLVTLLTVPISLYCIYRLINLQIGTYLKQYVIPMGGIVLAILCAWSVEHWLGVLPIPLLDIAAKGLLIAGLYLGFVAIMAQDDRRWVMEIVTEFLEKKRKKKTA comes from the coding sequence ATGTTTAGGCAGAAAGTAATGAAGGGGGTGTTCTGGTCTTTTGTCCAGAGCATCGGGATGCGAGTGATCACTGCGTCTGTGTTTTTCCTGCTGGCCCGGCTACTGGCTCCGGAAGCCTTCGGGCTGGTAGCCTATGCGCAGGTATTCATCAATTTTGCCCACATTTTTGCGAACCAGGGGTTTGGCAATGCCATCATCCAACGGAAAGAGCTGGAAAAAGCGCATCTGGATACGGCTTTCTGGAGCCACTTTGCCGTCTCGTCCATCATCGCCCTCATTTCCGTCTTCTCTGCGCATGCCATCGCAGATATCTTCGAAGAACCTGAAATTGCGCCCATCATTCAGGTGCTGGCGATCACCTTCGTGGTGCAATCGTTCATCAGCGTGCAGATGTCGATCCTGTTGCGCAAACTCGATTTTAAAGTGCTGGCGCTGCGGGGCATGGTGGTGGTGTGCATCAGTAGTGCCATTGGCGTCGGTATGGCGCTGGCCGGGTACGGCGTCTGGAGTTTGATCGGACAACAGCTTTCGGCCGGAATCGCCAATGCCATCATCCTGTGGGGCATCAGCGACTGGCGGCCCAGCTTCAACTTCTCCTGGCGCTGCTTCCGCGAGTTGTTTAGCTTCAGTGTCAACGAAATGGGGTCTAACCTGCTTCGCTTCCTGGGGGGCAACACCGACCGTTTCCTGTTGGGCTATTCGGTCGGCGAAGAAATTTTGGGGTACTACTCACTGGCCTTGAAAATTATTAACATCCTTCTGGAACTGACGATTGAGACTTCGCGAAAGGTCGCACTGCCGGCATTTTCGAAAATTCAGCATCAGCCGGAGCGGGTACTGAGTTACTTTTACCAGGCCACACGTTATACAAACTACCTGACCATCCCTGTTTTTGCGATGCTGGCTTTCCTGGCACCGCAGATCATGCCGCTGGTCTTTGGGCCGCAGTGGAAAGACAGTGCCATTCTGCTGCAGATTTTATGTGTGATCGGGATTTTGCAGCCGATCGTACAGTACAACACGACGGTAATGACCGCCTTAGGAAAACCTCGGTGGCAGTTCTATGTTAGTCTGGTCAATATGGTAGGCAAGACCTTACTGTTTTTACTTGTCGCTTCTTATGGCGTACTTTACGTCTGTACCGCCTACGACCTGGTCACCCTCCTGACGGTTCCCATCTCGCTCTACTGCATTTACCGTCTCATCAACCTACAAATTGGCACCTACCTCAAGCAATACGTCATCCCGATGGGGGGGATTGTGCTGGCCATCCTTTGTGCGTGGTCGGTCGAGCATTGGCTGGGCGTCTTGCCGATTCCCCTCCTGGACATCGCCGCCAAAGGCCTTCTGATCGCAGGGCTGTACCTGGGATTTGTGGCGATCATGGCGCAAGACGACCGGCGGTGGGTAATGGAAATTGTGACTGAATTCCTGGAGAAGAAGCGCAAAAAGAAGACTGCCTGA
- a CDS encoding glycosyltransferase family 4 protein, with product MRVLFIHNFYQIAGGEDTVFRAEKALLEERGHAVEALLFDNDAIQSTKDKLLTGLRGLYNPVSATLLRQKIQAFRPDLIHIHNFFPLASPSVFYEADRQGVPVVLTLHNYRLLCPSAFLYHDGQIYEANVHCIFPIDGIRKGVYRDSRMQTANLGIITGMHKLLGTFRKKVSRFIALTEFGKQKFLDSSLHLSPEQIAVKPNFTEDLGLGYEEREPYFLFVGRLSEEKGIDNLLQAFRAAPFPLKIIGDGPLRSKVEAVAAENPQLEYLGFQEKSQVIEAMKQCTALLFPSLWYETMGMTILEAFSTGTPAIASRIGGPADIVVNEYNGLHFEPHDWQQLRAHVDRLLQEKTLLKKMQAGARESYERHYTPERNYQQLIRIYEDVLAEKKALARP from the coding sequence ATGCGAGTACTCTTCATTCATAACTTTTACCAGATTGCGGGCGGGGAGGATACGGTTTTCAGGGCAGAAAAAGCGTTGCTTGAGGAGCGGGGACATGCCGTAGAAGCACTTCTTTTCGATAATGACGCAATCCAATCCACGAAAGACAAGTTGCTGACCGGCTTGCGTGGGCTGTATAATCCGGTCAGCGCTACGCTGTTACGGCAGAAGATCCAGGCGTTTCGTCCGGACCTCATCCACATCCACAATTTTTTTCCTCTCGCTTCGCCGTCGGTATTTTACGAAGCCGACCGGCAGGGGGTACCCGTAGTGCTGACACTGCACAATTACCGGCTGTTGTGTCCGAGTGCGTTTTTATACCACGACGGGCAGATCTACGAGGCCAACGTCCACTGCATCTTCCCGATCGACGGGATTCGCAAAGGCGTTTACCGCGATTCGCGTATGCAGACGGCCAACCTGGGCATCATCACCGGAATGCATAAGCTGCTGGGGACTTTTCGGAAAAAAGTAAGCCGCTTCATTGCGTTGACGGAGTTTGGCAAACAGAAGTTTCTCGACTCTTCCTTGCATCTCTCGCCTGAGCAGATTGCGGTGAAACCGAATTTTACCGAAGATCTGGGCTTAGGTTACGAAGAGCGGGAACCTTACTTTTTATTTGTGGGGCGGCTGAGCGAAGAGAAAGGAATCGACAACCTGTTGCAAGCCTTTCGTGCCGCTCCTTTTCCGTTAAAAATCATTGGCGATGGCCCGCTGCGCAGCAAAGTCGAAGCAGTTGCCGCGGAAAATCCTCAGTTGGAGTACCTCGGCTTTCAGGAGAAGTCTCAGGTCATTGAGGCCATGAAGCAATGTACCGCGCTGCTGTTTCCCTCACTGTGGTACGAAACCATGGGCATGACCATTTTGGAGGCGTTTTCGACCGGGACGCCCGCCATTGCGTCGCGCATTGGTGGCCCCGCCGATATTGTGGTCAACGAATACAACGGGCTGCATTTCGAGCCTCACGATTGGCAGCAGCTGCGTGCCCATGTCGATCGGCTGTTGCAGGAAAAAACGTTGTTGAAAAAAATGCAGGCCGGTGCCCGCGAGAGTTACGAGCGCCATTACACGCCTGAACGAAACTACCAGCAGCTAATCCGGATTTACGAAGACGTGCTCGCGGAGAAAAAGGCGTTGGCACGCCCGTAA
- a CDS encoding GumC family protein, which translates to MSVITKKIIRKWYLLLGSLLLTLALAYVVILTTPEVYKVSSSMLVRDESATGNQQFMEGIGLFEPQTKISDQTAMLTSFDIIRRTLEKLDFGVTYYKHDQFIQHEIYKRRPFDVELDSLSDQLIGVPIYVRFLSSNRYEISVEADEASVYQMAEEKFAPTKARDVLIQNVQKVGQPVRTPYLNFTLIRNEQEPLDTLSQYSFMIHPLERVTEQYQKKLVVAPFEEGSDILVLTTTGEIVEKELMFLNSLMETYIEDEVKNKNLLGLRTINFIDKQIATVADSLSQVEQSLRSFRDRTRTVDIGTTARDLNTKLDELQKTREDLLIDYRSYQNLFQYLEQNDYTEVIAPSVRNINDEVMSGLLRNLIELNQQRAQLKTSVRQSLPAIEELDAKVKSIRAQLHENVNNLIATTKYKIESVENQIEELDSQINLLPKNEQELINIERKFQFSDNQYNYLLQKRTEVGIAVASNASTKKVVEEARLDGRTPVSPNKILILLTAIVLGLALPVGALILADMFQDKISSREEVANIISMPLVGEVPRLRRKENALVYSRPRSAAAESFRTIRSNLLLQNHVNGASKTLLVTSSVSNEGKTLCSVNLASSFAVANNRTIIIDADLRRPRVHNILEKTNGVGLSNYLQGTADMSEIIQPTDQENLYVITAGKSDGHPGEILLSERLPQLINKLKMEFKFVVLDTPPVKIVTDALVLSAYSDINILVARRGVTSKSQLMDVEELHQNNTLHNLYVVLNDVQATKGHGYYE; encoded by the coding sequence TTGAGTGTCATTACGAAGAAGATCATTCGTAAATGGTACCTTTTACTGGGTTCGTTATTGCTCACGCTGGCGCTGGCTTATGTGGTCATTCTGACTACACCAGAGGTGTACAAAGTGTCTTCTTCCATGCTAGTCCGTGACGAAAGTGCTACGGGAAACCAGCAGTTTATGGAAGGGATCGGCTTGTTCGAACCTCAGACCAAAATATCGGACCAGACGGCAATGCTAACGTCGTTCGATATCATCAGACGGACATTGGAAAAGCTGGATTTTGGCGTGACGTACTACAAACACGATCAGTTTATCCAGCACGAGATTTACAAGCGCCGGCCGTTCGATGTGGAGCTCGACAGTTTGTCCGATCAACTGATCGGGGTGCCCATCTATGTGCGTTTTCTGTCTTCAAATCGCTACGAAATATCCGTCGAAGCCGATGAAGCCAGCGTCTACCAAATGGCCGAAGAGAAATTTGCGCCGACCAAAGCACGCGACGTGCTGATTCAGAACGTACAGAAGGTGGGGCAACCCGTACGGACTCCCTATCTCAACTTTACGTTAATCCGCAATGAGCAGGAGCCCCTCGATACCCTGAGCCAGTACTCGTTCATGATCCATCCTCTGGAACGGGTGACCGAGCAGTACCAGAAAAAGCTGGTCGTCGCTCCTTTTGAAGAAGGTTCCGACATCCTGGTGCTGACCACAACCGGAGAAATTGTCGAGAAAGAGTTGATGTTTCTCAACAGTTTGATGGAGACGTACATCGAGGACGAGGTAAAAAATAAAAACCTGTTGGGTTTGCGTACCATCAATTTCATCGATAAGCAGATCGCTACGGTGGCCGATTCGCTGTCGCAGGTGGAGCAGTCACTCAGGAGTTTCCGGGACCGGACGCGTACGGTAGACATCGGTACTACGGCTCGTGACCTGAATACTAAACTCGATGAATTGCAAAAAACGCGGGAAGATCTGCTGATCGATTACCGGAGTTACCAGAACCTGTTCCAGTACCTGGAGCAAAATGATTACACCGAAGTAATTGCGCCTTCGGTTCGTAACATCAACGATGAGGTTATGAGCGGACTGCTGCGCAACTTGATCGAACTCAACCAGCAGCGGGCGCAGTTAAAAACTTCGGTCAGACAAAGCCTCCCGGCAATCGAAGAACTGGACGCCAAAGTCAAAAGCATTCGGGCCCAACTGCACGAGAACGTCAACAACCTGATTGCCACTACGAAGTACAAAATCGAGTCTGTGGAGAACCAGATTGAAGAGCTGGACAGTCAGATTAACTTGCTGCCTAAAAATGAACAGGAGCTGATCAACATCGAACGGAAGTTCCAGTTCAGCGACAACCAGTACAACTACCTGTTGCAGAAACGAACCGAAGTAGGAATCGCAGTAGCTTCGAATGCCAGTACCAAGAAGGTCGTCGAAGAAGCCCGACTGGACGGACGCACTCCGGTTTCGCCCAACAAAATCCTGATTCTGTTGACGGCGATTGTGCTGGGGCTGGCCCTGCCTGTGGGGGCGCTGATTCTGGCGGATATGTTCCAGGATAAAATCAGCAGCCGGGAAGAAGTCGCGAACATCATTTCGATGCCGCTGGTAGGGGAAGTGCCACGTTTGCGCCGCAAAGAGAATGCCTTGGTCTACAGCCGACCTCGTTCGGCAGCGGCTGAATCGTTCCGCACCATTCGCTCGAATCTGTTGCTGCAGAATCATGTCAATGGCGCTTCGAAAACCCTCCTGGTAACCTCTTCGGTGTCGAACGAAGGCAAGACGCTTTGCTCGGTTAATCTGGCATCGTCGTTTGCAGTGGCGAACAACCGCACCATCATCATTGACGCCGACTTGCGCCGTCCGCGGGTACACAACATCCTGGAGAAAACCAACGGCGTAGGGCTGAGCAATTACCTGCAGGGCACTGCCGATATGTCGGAGATTATACAGCCGACCGATCAGGAAAATCTGTACGTCATAACAGCAGGTAAAAGCGACGGCCATCCGGGGGAAATCTTACTGAGCGAGCGGCTCCCTCAACTGATCAACAAGCTGAAGATGGAATTTAAGTTCGTGGTATTGGACACCCCACCCGTGAAGATCGTGACCGATGCCCTGGTGTTGAGCGCTTACTCTGACATCAACATTCTGGTGGCGCGGCGCGGTGTTACCAGCAAGAGCCAGCTGATGGACGTAGAGGAGTTGCATCAAAACAATACCCTCCACAACCTATACGTGGTCTTGAACGACGTACAGGCTACCAAAGGGCACGGATACTACGAATAG
- a CDS encoding polysaccharide biosynthesis/export family protein, giving the protein MQGQSARLNAPAVNNNRPPEYKLQVNDILAVNVTSSNAEIAKEFNQQGQNNMRNINPAALYVSGYSIGPAGNITLPTIGAVEVVGLTVDEARAAIQQKVDEYLTSGTVLVALVSFKISVLGEVRNPGYYYVYNDQVTIFEALSMASDVANLGDRKHVNLVRQVPGGNESVFLDLTKADLLTSKYYYLQPNDMLYVPPLRAKSNDFNISNFGIVTSVVSVISTTLSVLVLTGVITRPE; this is encoded by the coding sequence TTGCAAGGTCAATCGGCGCGCCTCAACGCCCCCGCCGTTAACAACAATCGTCCGCCTGAATATAAATTGCAGGTGAACGATATACTGGCCGTTAACGTCACCAGTTCCAACGCTGAAATTGCCAAGGAATTCAACCAGCAGGGGCAAAACAACATGCGGAACATCAACCCGGCGGCGCTTTACGTCAGCGGGTATTCGATCGGCCCGGCAGGGAACATCACTCTACCCACCATCGGAGCTGTTGAAGTCGTGGGACTGACGGTAGATGAAGCCCGGGCTGCCATTCAGCAGAAGGTAGACGAATACCTGACAAGCGGAACGGTACTGGTCGCGTTGGTCAGCTTCAAGATATCCGTATTGGGCGAAGTACGTAATCCGGGATATTACTACGTCTACAACGACCAGGTGACCATTTTCGAGGCCCTCAGCATGGCAAGCGACGTTGCCAATTTGGGTGACCGGAAGCACGTGAACCTAGTGCGGCAGGTACCCGGGGGGAACGAAAGTGTATTCCTGGACCTGACCAAAGCCGACCTACTTACTTCGAAATACTACTACCTACAGCCGAACGACATGTTGTACGTGCCACCGTTGCGTGCCAAATCGAACGATTTCAACATCTCTAACTTCGGCATTGTCACTTCCGTGGTATCCGTCATCAGCACCACCCTCAGTGTTTTGGTACTTACAGGAGTAATCACCAGACCGGAGTAA
- a CDS encoding bifunctional 3,4-dihydroxy-2-butanone-4-phosphate synthase/GTP cyclohydrolase II → MNSPLTSDQSSRKLDSIEAAIDDIRQGKVVIVVDDEDRENEGDFICAAECTTPEIVNFMAREGRGLICVPLLEDRCDELGLEMMVGRNTAAYETAFTVSVDLKGHGCTTGISAHDRAKTIQALVDPATDPDELGRPGHIFPLRAKRGGVLRRAGHTEAAIDLARLAGLRPAGVLVEILKEDGEMARLPDLFEVADRLQLKIISIKDLIEYRLRTETLITREINVQMPTDHGDFELVAYRQVNTGETHLALVKGTWQENEPVLVRVHSSCLTGDVFGSCRCDCGPQLHAAMEMVDRIGQGVVLYMNQEGRGIGLLNKLKAYKLQEQGRDTVQANLELGFKMDQRDYGVGAQILRDLGISKIKLMTNNPKKRVGLMGYGLEIVENVPIEIVPNQHNEKYLLTKRDKMGHEILRNFEAKVNGR, encoded by the coding sequence ATGAATTCTCCACTTACTTCCGATCAGTCGTCGCGCAAACTTGACAGCATTGAAGCGGCGATTGATGATATACGCCAAGGGAAAGTCGTAATCGTTGTGGACGACGAAGATCGTGAGAACGAAGGCGATTTTATCTGCGCGGCCGAGTGTACCACTCCCGAAATTGTCAATTTCATGGCCCGCGAGGGCCGCGGACTTATCTGCGTTCCCCTGTTGGAGGACCGCTGCGACGAACTAGGGCTGGAAATGATGGTGGGCCGCAACACCGCCGCGTACGAAACGGCATTTACGGTTTCGGTCGATCTGAAAGGCCACGGGTGCACCACGGGTATTTCGGCCCACGACCGAGCCAAAACCATTCAGGCCTTGGTCGATCCGGCCACCGATCCTGACGAATTGGGTCGCCCCGGCCACATCTTTCCGCTGCGCGCCAAACGTGGAGGCGTTCTACGGCGGGCGGGCCATACCGAAGCCGCCATCGATCTGGCACGGCTGGCTGGCTTACGTCCAGCGGGCGTTCTGGTCGAAATTCTGAAAGAGGACGGCGAAATGGCGCGTCTCCCCGACCTGTTCGAAGTTGCCGACCGGTTGCAACTGAAAATCATTTCAATCAAAGATCTGATCGAGTATCGCCTTCGCACCGAAACGCTGATCACACGCGAAATCAACGTGCAGATGCCCACCGACCACGGTGATTTCGAGCTGGTGGCCTACCGGCAGGTCAATACCGGAGAGACGCATCTGGCGCTGGTCAAAGGCACTTGGCAGGAAAACGAGCCGGTGTTGGTGCGGGTACACTCATCGTGCCTGACGGGCGACGTATTCGGTTCGTGCCGCTGCGACTGTGGCCCCCAATTGCACGCCGCGATGGAGATGGTCGACCGGATCGGCCAGGGAGTAGTGCTGTACATGAACCAGGAAGGGCGGGGCATTGGCCTGCTCAACAAGCTCAAAGCGTATAAATTACAGGAACAAGGCCGCGACACCGTGCAGGCCAATCTGGAATTGGGCTTTAAGATGGATCAGCGCGACTACGGCGTCGGCGCACAGATTCTGCGCGATTTGGGCATCTCCAAGATCAAGCTGATGACCAACAACCCGAAAAAACGTGTCGGTCTGATGGGATACGGCCTGGAAATCGTAGAAAATGTGCCGATTGAGATTGTGCCTAACCAACACAACGAAAAGTATTTACTCACCAAACGGGACAAAATGGGGCACGAAATTTTGCGCAACTTTGAAGCAAAAGTTAACGGACGTTAA
- a CDS encoding O-antigen ligase family protein, producing the protein MQTETEEFKLNGYYVFFALTMLAQNAYRVTHEYDHSLDFLFLVPYALLVFKYYDDLRELTFIFILGMLSNYGNWLSEFALLKSGSRVLFFDAFFIYLTALNFYDIVKKKQISDFFLITIYILMLLLWTFNFSRGLLSGEGGHAIGEARVYFGSIFLLIVPRVFRHKQDFVKLIKIISLCSFLLSFAIICMVVFRTIGLTGGSGRFNPGHAEAQFIMLGMIICMLDFFYGEKYCIFNVNRLLLIGFYLIIIVLSGVRSVLLISGVLLVLLTFLNSKSDLKKKIILIFGLIAAGLVAINLGVLQEVVEQQEEYAEGGGSTVDFRLGMWTIFLNKLFEDHSRLFFGRPFGLELIDISSLDWQSRDPYVDNSLAHNDYIAMAMTNGIVFSCMLLFMLLSYIIRGVLTARRAGDLNYIVLFMTIVLGAQTLISATNAEVKHYGTSILLWCHLSFLAVLFNHISNTKVGEAKNINRHTLVQSG; encoded by the coding sequence GTGCAGACAGAGACGGAAGAGTTCAAGCTGAACGGCTACTATGTATTTTTTGCCTTGACCATGTTGGCGCAAAATGCATATCGCGTGACGCATGAATACGACCATAGCCTCGATTTCCTGTTCCTGGTGCCTTATGCCCTGTTGGTGTTCAAATACTACGATGACCTGCGGGAGCTCACGTTCATCTTTATCCTGGGCATGCTCAGCAACTACGGGAACTGGTTGTCCGAGTTTGCTTTACTCAAGTCAGGGTCGCGAGTCCTGTTTTTCGATGCCTTTTTCATTTACCTGACGGCGTTGAACTTCTACGACATCGTCAAGAAGAAACAGATTAGCGACTTCTTTCTGATCACGATCTACATTCTAATGTTGTTGCTGTGGACCTTCAACTTTAGCCGTGGGTTGTTGAGCGGAGAGGGAGGCCATGCCATTGGCGAAGCGCGGGTCTATTTCGGGAGCATCTTTCTGTTAATTGTGCCCCGGGTATTTCGCCACAAGCAGGACTTTGTGAAACTCATCAAAATCATTTCGCTGTGTTCGTTCCTGCTGTCGTTTGCCATCATCTGCATGGTGGTGTTCCGAACCATAGGCCTGACCGGCGGCTCAGGGCGGTTCAATCCCGGGCATGCGGAGGCGCAGTTCATCATGCTCGGCATGATCATCTGCATGCTCGATTTCTTCTACGGAGAGAAATACTGCATTTTTAACGTCAATCGCCTGTTGCTGATTGGCTTTTACCTGATCATCATTGTGTTGTCGGGGGTGCGCTCGGTGCTGCTGATTTCGGGTGTACTGCTGGTTCTGTTGACTTTTCTGAACTCAAAATCCGATCTGAAGAAAAAGATCATCTTGATTTTCGGATTGATTGCAGCCGGCCTGGTGGCAATTAACCTGGGCGTACTGCAGGAAGTAGTGGAACAGCAGGAGGAGTATGCCGAGGGTGGGGGATCTACGGTCGACTTCCGGCTGGGCATGTGGACCATCTTCTTAAACAAGCTATTCGAAGACCATAGCCGCCTTTTCTTTGGCCGGCCCTTCGGTCTGGAACTGATCGATATTTCGAGTCTGGATTGGCAGAGCCGCGATCCGTACGTAGACAATTCGCTTGCCCACAACGATTACATCGCAATGGCGATGACGAACGGAATCGTCTTTAGCTGCATGCTCTTGTTCATGCTCCTGAGTTACATCATTCGCGGAGTACTCACCGCGCGTCGGGCCGGCGATCTCAACTACATCGTCCTGTTCATGACGATCGTGCTAGGTGCACAAACGTTGATTAGTGCGACCAACGCTGAAGTGAAACACTACGGCACCTCCATTCTTTTGTGGTGCCACCTGAGTTTTTTAGCCGTTTTATTCAATCATATAAGTAATACAAAAGTTGGAGAAGCTAAAAATATCAATCGTCACACCCTCGTACAATCAGGGTAA